The following coding sequences are from one Campylobacter sp. RM16187 window:
- a CDS encoding COG3400 family protein produces the protein MKNILVIADGIVAKHFLERLFVAKNSSHHYTVITYKDDIIPRNLSLENFSFYRFDPTSFERLKGVVNDYFSQFMVVVNDSFDAVNVYKNLRQISKKTDILLMDIWGLEDKCIDEDKHLTILDERDVMTVKLIDSLPDMPLVADNVGLGRGEIMEVKVPVGSSYMYRHVASIPQKKWRIVMIYRGSNFMIATPSSMILPNDTLLIVGEPSVLLSVFRSIKKETGQFPSPFGSNLYALIDMKNMSEDECRKLVARSIKFNKRLNNKRLYIKVINSMINEVYETLRSMSNESIVVEFNYFTSSCEIIKEDVTKHDIGMLITTNSFFEANKRLFFDTKRPIMTIGKNKIEDISKGVVLSGGEDIESQSAAILDCCSQLDIPISLYHFTIGKAKDSSLAEHFDNLSRIFGRKVEIIEDSEKNPILKLKNEENLLQFVLFTKKMSRKDPLASISNDMNRLYVKLSGNYQIFIPTT, from the coding sequence ATGAAAAATATTTTGGTAATTGCAGATGGAATTGTAGCGAAACATTTCTTAGAAAGATTGTTTGTGGCTAAAAATAGCTCACATCATTATACTGTTATAACTTATAAAGACGATATTATACCTAGAAATTTAAGCTTGGAAAATTTCTCTTTTTATCGGTTTGATCCTACTAGCTTTGAAAGATTAAAAGGTGTAGTGAATGATTATTTTAGCCAGTTTATGGTAGTTGTAAATGATAGCTTTGATGCTGTAAATGTATATAAAAATTTAAGGCAAATTAGCAAGAAAACCGATATTTTGCTTATGGATATTTGGGGGCTCGAGGATAAGTGCATAGATGAAGACAAACATTTGACGATTCTTGACGAGAGAGATGTTATGACGGTTAAGCTTATTGATTCACTTCCTGATATGCCTTTGGTAGCCGATAATGTAGGACTTGGAAGAGGTGAGATAATGGAGGTTAAGGTGCCTGTAGGAAGCTCATATATGTATCGTCACGTAGCATCCATACCTCAAAAAAAGTGGCGTATAGTTATGATTTATCGTGGATCAAATTTTATGATCGCCACCCCATCATCAATGATATTGCCAAACGATACCTTGCTCATAGTCGGCGAGCCAAGTGTGCTTTTAAGCGTATTTAGAAGCATTAAAAAAGAGACGGGGCAGTTTCCAAGCCCATTCGGATCAAATTTGTATGCCCTGATAGATATGAAGAATATGAGTGAAGATGAGTGCAGAAAGCTTGTCGCAAGAAGTATTAAATTTAACAAAAGGCTCAATAACAAGCGACTTTATATCAAAGTGATAAACTCTATGATAAATGAGGTTTATGAAACTCTAAGAAGTATGAGCAATGAGTCTATAGTTGTTGAATTTAACTATTTTACCAGTAGTTGCGAGATCATAAAAGAAGATGTAACAAAGCACGATATAGGTATGCTAATAACTACAAATAGTTTTTTTGAAGCCAATAAAAGGCTGTTTTTTGATACAAAAAGGCCTATTATGACCATAGGCAAAAACAAGATAGAGGATATTTCAAAAGGCGTTGTTTTAAGTGGCGGAGAGGATATAGAGAGTCAGTCTGCGGCTATTCTTGATTGCTGCTCTCAGCTTGATATCCCTATTTCTTTATATCATTTTACTATTGGCAAGGCTAAAGACTCAAGTCTCGCAGAGCACTTTGACAACCTCTCTAGAATTTTCGGCAGAAAGGTGGAAATCATAGAGGACAGTGAAAAAAATCCGATATTAAAGCTAAAAAACGAGGAAAATTTGCTGCAATTTGTTCTATTTACCAAAAAAATGAGCAGAAAAGATCCTTTGGCATCTATTTCAAACGATATGAACAGGCTTTATGTTAAGCTTAGCGGTAATTACCAAATTTTTATACCAACAACTTAG
- the aroB gene encoding 3-dehydroquinate synthase, with amino-acid sequence MQIDINLKDISRNYKVYIDELKELKIDTKVAIITNSKVGGLHLDSLLAVLKCKEKFIITLPDGEEYKNLKSIEEVLEQLFVSRLDRSSVIIAFGGGVISDMAGFVASIYQRGIRFINIPTTLLAQVDASVGGKTGVNNKFGKNLIGSFYQPSAVYCESKFLQTLPKREFAAGVAEAIKMAVMFDKEMFEWLEGANLEEKTNLQQLIYKSVFLKAKAVEADEREKGVRAVLNYGHTFAHVIENETGYKRFLHGEAVAIGINMANSLAVKLGLLTDLDRDRIKNLLIKFNLPVEYKIADLDVFYDAFFLDKKSENSKIKFILPNGIGGYEIRQDISKDIVMQVLSEFK; translated from the coding sequence TTGCAAATCGATATAAATTTAAAAGATATATCAAGAAACTACAAGGTCTATATAGATGAGCTTAAAGAGCTAAAAATTGATACAAAGGTGGCTATTATTACTAATTCTAAAGTAGGTGGGTTACATCTTGATAGTCTGCTTGCTGTTTTAAAATGTAAAGAGAAATTTATCATTACCCTGCCTGACGGAGAAGAGTATAAAAATTTAAAGAGCATAGAAGAGGTTTTAGAACAGCTTTTTGTAAGTAGGCTTGATAGAAGTAGTGTTATCATCGCATTTGGCGGAGGTGTGATAAGTGATATGGCCGGGTTTGTAGCTAGCATTTATCAAAGAGGAATAAGGTTTATAAATATACCGACTACTCTTTTAGCTCAGGTTGATGCGAGTGTGGGCGGCAAAACAGGTGTAAATAATAAATTTGGCAAAAACCTTATAGGCTCGTTTTATCAACCAAGTGCGGTGTATTGTGAGAGTAAATTTTTACAGACCTTGCCAAAACGCGAATTTGCAGCTGGTGTCGCAGAGGCTATAAAAATGGCTGTGATGTTTGATAAAGAGATGTTTGAGTGGCTTGAGGGTGCAAATTTAGAAGAGAAAACAAATTTACAGCAGCTTATCTATAAAAGCGTGTTTTTAAAGGCTAAAGCCGTTGAAGCCGATGAGCGCGAAAAGGGTGTGCGTGCTGTGCTAAACTACGGTCACACCTTTGCTCATGTGATAGAAAACGAAACCGGATATAAGAGATTTTTACACGGAGAAGCTGTGGCTATAGGTATAAATATGGCTAATTCATTAGCGGTTAAATTAGGACTTTTAACTGATTTAGATAGAGATAGGATTAAAAATTTACTGATTAAATTTAATCTACCTGTAGAATATAAAATTGCAGATTTAGATGTCTTTTATGATGCGTTTTTCTTAGATAAAAAGAGCGAAAATTCAAAGATTAAATTTATTTTACCAAATGGTATAGGCGGATATGAGATAAGGCAAGATATCTCAAAAGATATTGTAATGCAAGTTTTAAGCGAGTTTAAATGA
- a CDS encoding response regulator transcription factor: protein MTRILLVEDDEILSEMITEYLSERDYNITACIDAKTALDLAYEQKFDILILDVKIPKGDGFSLLSSLRKADVTTPAIFTTSLNTIEDLEVGYKSGCDDYLKKPYELKELLLRIKNLLRRNFSHTNDDFIEIADGFRFHIDSKTVQKDGENVNISNKESELLALFLQNKNKLLTKEIIYDKIWGYDEEPSEQSLRVYIRTLRQILGKDSIINKRGDGYIYV from the coding sequence ATGACAAGAATTTTGCTCGTAGAAGATGATGAAATTCTAAGCGAAATGATAACCGAGTATCTAAGCGAGAGAGATTATAATATAACCGCTTGCATAGATGCTAAAACCGCTCTTGATCTAGCCTATGAGCAAAAATTCGATATCTTGATACTTGACGTTAAAATTCCTAAAGGCGATGGATTTTCGCTTCTATCGTCTTTAAGGAAGGCTGACGTAACTACGCCTGCTATATTTACGACCTCCCTAAATACTATAGAAGATCTTGAGGTGGGCTATAAAAGCGGTTGCGATGACTACCTCAAAAAACCCTATGAGCTTAAAGAGTTGCTTTTGCGTATCAAAAATTTACTTAGGCGAAATTTCTCACATACAAACGATGACTTTATCGAAATTGCCGACGGGTTTAGATTTCACATAGACAGCAAAACAGTTCAAAAAGACGGTGAAAACGTAAATATCTCAAACAAAGAGAGCGAGCTTTTAGCGCTATTTTTACAAAACAAAAACAAGCTTCTTACAAAAGAGATTATATATGATAAAATTTGGGGATATGACGAAGAGCCAAGCGAGCAAAGTTTGCGCGTATATATAAGGACTTTACGCCAAATTTTAGGCAAGGACAGCATCATAAACAAAAGAGGTGACGGCTACATCTATGTCTGA
- the tgt gene encoding tRNA guanosine(34) transglycosylase Tgt yields the protein MTFSIDKTDGNARAGTLTTAHSTIQTPVFMPVGTVGAVKSLDAIDMMEILDAKIILGNTYHLYLRPTSKVVKEFGGLHGFSKFNRSFLTDSGGFQAFSLSKISKPDEHGIHFKSHIDGSSHYFTPKSVLDTQYDLNSDIMMILDDLIALPAEAKRAQLSIRRTINWAKEAVDYHRSNQQKGIGLTQNIFGIIQGGTDYEARKFCAEALCDMDFDGLAIGGLSVGESNEEMYDTVEGVIPYIDANRPRYLMGVGTPEDLVENVERGVDMFDCVMPTRNARNGTLFTNFGKINIKSAKFINDHAPIDPECSCYTCRNYSRGYLNHLYKARELTFFRLASLHNLHYYLNLMKQMREAIMQGKFSEFKRNFYAKRS from the coding sequence ATGACTTTTAGTATAGATAAAACGGACGGCAACGCACGCGCAGGCACTTTAACTACCGCTCATTCGACCATACAAACCCCCGTTTTTATGCCTGTAGGAACGGTCGGTGCCGTTAAGAGCCTGGATGCTATAGATATGATGGAAATTTTAGACGCCAAGATCATTTTAGGAAACACATATCACCTCTATCTGCGCCCGACAAGCAAGGTTGTAAAAGAGTTTGGCGGACTTCATGGATTTAGCAAATTTAACCGCTCTTTTTTAACCGATAGCGGCGGCTTTCAGGCGTTTTCTCTTAGTAAAATTTCAAAGCCTGACGAGCATGGGATCCACTTTAAAAGTCATATCGACGGCAGCTCTCACTACTTCACGCCAAAGAGCGTGCTTGATACGCAGTATGATCTAAATTCAGACATCATGATGATACTTGATGATCTTATCGCCCTGCCTGCTGAGGCTAAGCGGGCCCAGCTTAGCATAAGACGCACGATAAATTGGGCTAAAGAGGCTGTTGATTATCACAGGTCTAATCAGCAAAAAGGCATAGGCTTAACGCAAAATATATTTGGCATTATCCAAGGTGGAACCGACTACGAAGCGCGCAAATTTTGTGCCGAAGCGCTATGCGATATGGACTTTGACGGACTTGCAATAGGTGGCTTAAGCGTAGGAGAGAGCAACGAAGAGATGTATGATACAGTTGAAGGCGTGATACCATATATCGACGCAAACCGCCCGCGATACCTAATGGGAGTTGGAACTCCTGAGGATTTGGTAGAAAACGTGGAGCGTGGAGTTGATATGTTTGACTGCGTGATGCCTACTAGAAATGCACGAAACGGTACTTTGTTTACAAACTTTGGCAAGATAAATATAAAATCGGCCAAATTTATAAACGACCACGCGCCCATAGATCCTGAGTGCTCGTGCTATACTTGCCGCAACTACTCGCGCGGCTACTTAAATCACCTATATAAAGCGCGCGAACTTACATTTTTCCGCCTAGCCAGCCTTCACAACCTGCACTACTATCTAAATTTGATGAAACAGATGAGAGAGGCGATCATGCAGGGCAAATTTAGCGAATTTAAAAGGAATTTTTACGCCAAGAGGAGCTAA
- a CDS encoding AEC family transporter, with translation MLTPLLSIFILIASGYFAKKVKIFEQKQASIFIDYALCFALPALIFDKIYHVSIDKTLINIILAGFLSSFVAAFIVFFICKVFKFSQATAISALLLAMFGNTIFIGMPIITGFFGEDALNEVIFYDQFATSIPISILGPFILSFGAPAKVSLVQNTIKVLKFPPFIALIAGLILRGIELPSVIFTALNLFSQSVVPVALFAIGIGLGFRSIRSSYKATLIVIAGKMLVAPLIFILIALIFSVEFSPKWLIGILQCAMPPMVLASAMIMKANLDSQLAVSAVATGVAFSFISLPLVYFICGFL, from the coding sequence ATGCTTACTCCCCTGCTATCAATATTTATTCTTATAGCTTCCGGATATTTTGCAAAAAAAGTTAAAATTTTCGAGCAAAAGCAAGCGAGTATTTTTATAGATTACGCACTATGTTTTGCTCTGCCCGCATTGATATTTGATAAAATTTATCACGTAAGTATAGATAAAACTCTCATAAACATAATCCTGGCAGGCTTTTTATCCTCGTTTGTAGCCGCTTTTATCGTGTTTTTTATCTGCAAGGTGTTTAAATTTAGCCAAGCTACAGCCATTAGCGCTTTATTGCTGGCGATGTTTGGCAACACCATCTTTATCGGTATGCCTATCATCACGGGCTTTTTTGGAGAAGATGCTTTAAATGAAGTTATATTTTACGATCAGTTCGCCACATCCATACCCATATCAATACTTGGCCCATTCATACTATCTTTTGGAGCTCCCGCAAAGGTCTCTTTGGTTCAAAACACGATAAAAGTGCTTAAATTTCCGCCATTTATCGCACTTATAGCAGGTCTTATACTAAGAGGTATCGAGCTTCCTTCAGTTATCTTTACCGCGCTTAATCTTTTTAGCCAAAGCGTTGTTCCGGTCGCCCTTTTTGCTATAGGTATCGGACTTGGTTTTAGAAGCATAAGAAGCTCATATAAAGCCACTTTAATCGTAATCGCAGGCAAAATGCTAGTAGCTCCTCTTATATTTATCCTTATAGCTTTAATATTTAGCGTTGAATTTAGCCCTAAATGGCTCATAGGAATTCTTCAGTGTGCCATGCCGCCGATGGTTTTAGCAAGTGCGATGATAATGAAGGCAAATTTAGACAGTCAGCTTGCAGTTTCAGCCGTAGCTACAGGCGTTGCATTTAGCTTTATCAGTCTTCCTTTGGTATATTTTATCTGCGGATTTTTGTAA
- a CDS encoding MacB family efflux pump subunit — protein sequence MSSLIELKNLSKKFKLGENSFDALKNINLNIRKGEFIAIIGQSGSGKSTLMNILGCLDSPTSGEYLLNGDNVAKFDSDSLANLRRNKFGFIFQRYNLLGTLNALSNVSLPSVYAGLEKKDREERATKILSGLGLDDKLDSLPNKLSGGQQQRISIARALMNGGEIILADEPTGALDSASGLMVMEILTNLHKEGHTIIIVTHDANIAAYANRIIEIKDGEILKDIAKKDEIFPSKTTKLKQKNAISFYKDQFIESFKMSLNSIFSHKLRSVLTMLGIIIGIASVICVVALGKGSQQQILSDIRGIGTNTIDIYPGKGFSDLRGIVKTLTISDTVMLSRQDYLDSVTPNTTASGMLTYRNKSASASMRGGGAQSLDVLGHKFEKGRSFNEDEVKNSASVLVIDQNTKYEFFQGIDPIGETILFDKRPFRIIGVLKYSSNIGDSSTLRIYTPYTTVINKITGDRFINSITVKVKDEVNAQVAERSLTEVLAAKRGKKDFFTRNSDTIKKTIESTTRTMTLLISCIAFISLLVGGIGVMNIMLVSVTERTREIGIRMAIGARQGDILQQFLIEAVLLCVIGGIAGIAASFGIGYVFNKFSPEVHMIFSNLSIAVALFTSTFIGIVFGYMPARSASKLNPIEALSRE from the coding sequence TTGAGTTCATTAATAGAGCTTAAAAATTTAAGCAAGAAATTTAAGCTTGGTGAAAATAGTTTCGATGCTCTTAAAAATATAAATTTAAATATAAGAAAGGGCGAATTTATCGCTATTATCGGGCAGTCCGGTTCAGGCAAATCAACGCTTATGAATATCCTTGGCTGCCTTGACAGTCCGACAAGTGGAGAGTATCTTTTAAACGGGGACAATGTGGCTAAATTTGACTCGGATTCACTTGCTAATCTAAGACGTAATAAATTTGGCTTTATATTTCAAAGATATAATCTATTAGGAACTTTAAATGCGCTATCAAACGTATCACTGCCTAGCGTTTATGCGGGGCTTGAAAAAAAGGATAGAGAGGAAAGAGCGACTAAAATTTTAAGCGGATTAGGATTAGATGACAAGCTTGATTCGCTTCCAAATAAGCTAAGCGGTGGACAGCAACAGCGCATAAGTATCGCAAGAGCGCTTATGAACGGAGGCGAGATAATCTTAGCCGATGAGCCCACAGGCGCGCTTGATAGTGCAAGCGGGCTAATGGTGATGGAAATTTTAACGAATTTACATAAGGAGGGACACACCATAATCATCGTAACTCACGATGCAAACATCGCGGCCTACGCAAATCGTATCATAGAGATAAAAGACGGTGAAATTTTAAAAGACATAGCAAAAAAAGATGAAATTTTCCCTTCTAAAACCACTAAGCTCAAACAAAAAAATGCCATAAGCTTTTACAAAGATCAGTTTATAGAGAGTTTTAAGATGTCGTTAAATTCGATATTTAGTCATAAGCTAAGATCTGTCTTAACCATGCTTGGCATCATCATCGGCATAGCTTCGGTTATCTGCGTAGTAGCTCTAGGCAAGGGCTCTCAGCAGCAAATTTTATCAGACATCAGGGGTATAGGTACAAATACCATAGATATATATCCTGGAAAGGGTTTTAGCGATCTTAGAGGCATAGTAAAGACTCTAACCATATCAGATACGGTAATGTTATCTCGCCAAGACTATCTTGATAGTGTTACTCCAAATACAACTGCAAGCGGTATGTTGACATATAGAAATAAATCAGCCTCGGCAAGCATGAGAGGAGGAGGTGCTCAAAGTCTTGATGTCTTGGGGCATAAATTTGAAAAAGGTAGATCGTTTAATGAAGATGAGGTAAAAAACTCCGCTTCGGTTTTAGTCATAGATCAAAATACAAAATATGAATTTTTTCAAGGAATCGATCCGATAGGAGAAACTATACTTTTTGACAAACGTCCGTTTCGTATAATAGGAGTTTTGAAATATAGTAGTAATATAGGCGACTCAAGCACGCTTAGAATTTACACTCCATACACGACTGTTATAAACAAGATAACCGGCGATAGGTTTATAAACTCCATAACAGTCAAAGTAAAAGATGAGGTGAATGCTCAGGTCGCCGAGCGAAGTCTGACTGAGGTTTTGGCTGCAAAAAGAGGAAAGAAGGACTTTTTTACAAGAAATTCGGACACCATAAAAAAGACTATAGAGAGCACGACTAGAACGATGACGCTTCTGATATCTTGCATAGCTTTTATATCGCTTCTGGTAGGCGGAATAGGGGTTATGAATATAATGCTTGTTTCAGTAACCGAGAGAACAAGGGAGATAGGCATAAGAATGGCTATCGGTGCAAGACAGGGAGATATCTTACAGCAGTTTTTAATAGAGGCGGTATTGCTGTGTGTGATCGGAGGGATAGCCGGTATAGCGGCGTCTTTTGGGATAGGATATGTGTTTAATAAGTTTTCACCAGAAGTTCATATGATATTTTCTAATCTCTCTATAGCAGTCGCTCTATTTACCTCTACTTTTATAGGCATAGTTTTTGGCTATATGCCGGCAAGAAGCGCCTCAAAGCTAAATCCTATAGAGGCTCTTTCAAGGGAATAA
- a CDS encoding TolC family protein has translation MKKILVFVFVVLFSGCAVKSINEDYSKLILDENLSRNFEFEQEWWKGYDRAYLNELVELALKNNTNLLKAAININKALAQAGVVSANLIPNFSANFSSDVSKNLEGGKLSKSYKSGVSLNYEIDLWQKLANSRDAALWEANATKFDAEAARLALINGVVDSYFEIIYLNESLELYDAALKNYRELEAITRAKFELGKGEELSLKQIQSSLLNAQNRVLTTQKDLNLAKQTLRILLAEGPEFEFKFAKISLENIKFLGVNLDVPLYAIANRPDLKAAIARIEESLLNVKVSQKNFYPSVSIAASLSGSGDQASEAFSLKFLGGNLNLNLPFLNYSRLKNSLKISEANFELAKINYFETLIKSLNELDTAYKNLKNDELLLKNYEKQAINFEDISEIYRLKFDAGKGELKDYLQAKNSELDARSNLILQRYKLLQDEISIYKAMAGRVK, from the coding sequence ATGAAGAAAATTTTGGTATTTGTGTTTGTGGTTTTGTTTAGCGGATGCGCGGTAAAAAGCATAAATGAAGACTATAGTAAGCTTATTTTAGATGAAAATTTAAGCCGAAATTTTGAGTTTGAACAAGAGTGGTGGAAGGGGTATGATAGAGCTTATCTGAACGAGCTTGTTGAGCTTGCGTTAAAAAACAACACAAATTTGCTAAAAGCAGCGATAAATATAAATAAAGCTTTGGCTCAAGCAGGCGTCGTAAGTGCAAATTTGATCCCGAATTTTAGTGCAAATTTCTCGTCTGATGTAAGTAAAAATTTAGAAGGCGGTAAGCTAAGTAAAAGCTATAAAAGTGGTGTTTCGCTAAATTATGAAATCGATCTTTGGCAAAAGCTTGCAAACTCACGTGACGCTGCTCTTTGGGAGGCAAATGCGACGAAATTTGACGCCGAAGCCGCAAGGCTTGCTCTCATAAATGGCGTTGTGGATAGCTATTTTGAGATCATATATCTAAACGAAAGTCTTGAGCTTTATGATGCCGCGCTTAAAAATTACCGCGAGCTTGAAGCGATAACTAGGGCTAAATTTGAGCTTGGTAAAGGCGAAGAGCTATCTTTAAAGCAGATTCAAAGCTCGCTTTTAAACGCTCAAAATAGAGTTTTAACCACGCAAAAAGATCTAAATTTAGCCAAGCAGACTTTAAGGATATTGCTTGCCGAAGGACCGGAATTTGAGTTTAAATTTGCCAAAATTTCACTTGAAAATATAAAATTTCTAGGTGTAAATTTAGACGTGCCGCTTTACGCTATCGCAAATCGCCCCGATCTAAAAGCGGCCATAGCTCGCATAGAAGAGAGCTTGCTAAATGTAAAAGTTAGCCAAAAAAACTTTTATCCAAGCGTTAGCATTGCAGCTAGCCTTAGCGGAAGCGGTGATCAGGCAAGTGAAGCATTTTCGCTTAAATTTTTAGGCGGAAATTTAAATCTTAATTTGCCGTTTTTGAACTACTCTCGCCTTAAAAATAGCCTAAAAATTTCAGAGGCGAATTTTGAACTAGCCAAAATAAACTACTTTGAAACCTTGATAAAATCGCTAAATGAGCTTGATACGGCGTATAAAAATTTAAAAAACGATGAGCTACTTTTGAAAAATTACGAAAAGCAAGCCATAAATTTTGAAGATATAAGCGAAATTTATAGGCTCAAATTTGATGCGGGCAAAGGCGAGCTAAAAGACTACTTGCAAGCTAAAAATAGCGAACTTGACGCTCGCTCCAACCTCATCTTACAGCGATATAAACTGCTGCAAGATGAGATAAGTATATATAAGGCTATGGCAGGTAGGGTTAAATAA
- a CDS encoding efflux RND transporter periplasmic adaptor subunit, with protein sequence MKKIIKFIIFLAILSACFYFAYEKYFKEEKKDEFITSVAVRGDLSKSIDSNGEIYANELIDVGAQVSGQIKKLYVKLGDKVKAGDMIAEIDSATQQNNVDTKRAQLGIYEAKLNSAKVALEIAESKFNREKELFSKNATSKEEFENAKNSLAVTKANVKEIEAQIAQTKISLNTAQIDLGYTKIVAPKEGTIVSVQVEEGQTVNSNQTTPTIVNIADLTKLKLKMEIAEGDITKVKVGSKVEYSILSEPNKKFYTEISSIDPGLTTLSNGKYSQKSSLSSSNSASSAIYYYANALIDNRDEILRIGMTTLNVIILKSVKDAIIVPNTAIKKQDSRMVIEVLKDDGLIETREVKVGLSDSIKSQIISGIEDGERVITSRSSADQINKMIERENKRIRGR encoded by the coding sequence ATGAAAAAAATAATCAAATTTATAATATTTTTAGCCATTCTTTCCGCCTGTTTTTATTTTGCGTATGAAAAATATTTCAAAGAAGAGAAAAAAGATGAGTTTATAACATCTGTCGCCGTTAGAGGAGATCTAAGCAAAAGCATAGATAGCAACGGCGAAATTTACGCAAACGAGCTTATCGACGTGGGTGCGCAGGTTTCCGGTCAGATAAAAAAGCTATATGTAAAGCTGGGCGATAAGGTAAAAGCAGGCGACATGATAGCAGAGATCGACTCCGCAACTCAGCAAAATAACGTAGATACTAAAAGAGCTCAGCTTGGAATCTATGAAGCGAAGTTAAATAGCGCAAAGGTCGCTCTTGAGATTGCAGAGAGTAAATTTAACCGCGAAAAAGAGCTTTTTAGTAAAAACGCAACCTCAAAAGAAGAATTTGAAAATGCCAAAAATTCTCTTGCCGTTACAAAGGCAAACGTAAAAGAGATAGAAGCGCAGATAGCTCAGACTAAAATTTCTCTAAACACCGCTCAGATCGATCTGGGATACACTAAGATAGTTGCGCCAAAAGAGGGCACTATCGTATCGGTTCAGGTTGAAGAGGGTCAAACCGTAAATTCAAACCAGACGACGCCGACCATCGTAAATATAGCGGATCTAACGAAGCTAAAGCTAAAAATGGAGATAGCAGAGGGCGACATCACGAAAGTAAAGGTTGGCTCAAAGGTTGAGTATTCTATACTTTCAGAACCAAATAAGAAATTTTATACCGAAATTAGCTCCATTGACCCTGGACTTACCACTCTAAGCAACGGCAAATACAGCCAAAAATCGTCATTGAGTAGTTCTAACTCCGCTTCATCTGCAATATATTACTATGCGAACGCTCTTATAGATAATCGGGATGAAATTTTGCGCATAGGTATGACAACCTTAAATGTCATCATACTTAAAAGCGTAAAAGATGCGATCATAGTGCCAAATACGGCTATCAAAAAGCAAGATTCAAGGATGGTGATAGAGGTGCTAAAAGATGACGGCTTAATAGAGACAAGAGAGGTTAAGGTGGGGCTTAGCGATAGTATAAAATCTCAAATAATAAGCGGTATAGAAGATGGCGAAAGAGTTATTACCTCAAGGAGTTCGGCCGATCAAATAAACAAGATGATAGAGCGCGAAAATAAAAGAATAAGAGGCAGGTAA